The nucleotide window GAACTGAAGAACTGGCGAAATGTTATGCTTCTTCATCGTTTTGCTTTAGAAGAAGTAAATACGAAACTTAAAATATTAAATGAAGAATTTCAATTTATTCATGATTATAATCCAATGGAACACTTGAAGTCTCGGGTAAAATCATTAGAAAGCATCGGTGCAAAACTGGAAAAGAAAAATCTGGATATCACCCCAGAAAATGCCTTAAAGCATGTCCATGATATTGCGGGAATTCGTATTACTTGTTCTTTTGTATCGGATATTTTTAGAATTCATGAAATGCTTGCAGGTCAAAATGATATTACGATTTTACGAGTAAAGGATTACGTGACAAATCCAAAACCAAATGGCTACCGGAGTTTGCATTTACTTTGTGAGGTACCTGTTTTCTTAACAAATCGTTCCGAGAAAATGACCGTGGAAATTCAAATCCGTACAGTTGCGATGGATTTTTGGGCGAGCCTGGAACATAAGATTTACTATAAGTATCAACAAGAAGCGCCAGTTGAATTAGTCAAAGAATTGCAAGACGCTGCGAGAATAATCACTCACTTAGATGAGAAAATGAAAAACTTAAATGATCAAATTGATCAGTATAAAAAAGAGAAAGAAAATTAAATATAGAACAGCTTTATTTCTTTGTATGACTAATTAATAGAAAGAAATAAAGCTGTTTTATATTTGCGGGATAGTTCATTTTGCTTCATAATAATAGGGGAGAAAAACGAAGGGGGGCTTATACATAGTGGAAATATTTTTATATGTGTTAGCATTACTTGTGGCTATTTTTATTTCTAATTTACTAAATCGATTTGTGCCCTTTGTATCAGTGCCACTAATTCAAATTGGTTTGGGTGTGATGATTGCACTTATGCCAATTACGTTCGATTTAAAATTAAATCCAGAGCTTTTCTTGGTAATGTTTATTGCACCTTTATTATTTAATGATGGTAGACGAACGGATAAGAAAGCATTATGGGGAATGCGAATGCCGATTTTAGTTTTGGCACTTGGTCTCGTATTTGCGACAGTCGTTGTCATTGGTTACTTTGTAAACTGGATGATTCCGACGATTCCGATGGCAGCAGCATTTGCTTTAGCTGCGGCTCTTGCGCCAACTGATGCTGTAGCCGTGAGCTCACTATCCGGGCGAATTAATTTACCTAAACGGATTATGAATTTATTGGAAGGTGAAGCGCTTATTAATGATGCTTCTGGCTTGGTTGCTTTCCAATTTGCAATTGCGGCGATGGTGACGGGGGTATTCAGCTTACTCGATGCTAGCATAAGTTTTTTTGTGATTGCTATTGGTGGCGTTTTAGTTGGACTTGTACTCAGTTGGTTGAAATTTAAGTTTTTGAAGTGGGTTCGTGGTCTTGGAATGGAAGATGTTACTTTC belongs to Listeria ivanovii subsp. ivanovii and includes:
- a CDS encoding GTP pyrophosphokinase family protein, with the protein product MEQPSVDELKNWRNVMLLHRFALEEVNTKLKILNEEFQFIHDYNPMEHLKSRVKSLESIGAKLEKKNLDITPENALKHVHDIAGIRITCSFVSDIFRIHEMLAGQNDITILRVKDYVTNPKPNGYRSLHLLCEVPVFLTNRSEKMTVEIQIRTVAMDFWASLEHKIYYKYQQEAPVELVKELQDAARIITHLDEKMKNLNDQIDQYKKEKEN